In the Clostridium sporogenes genome, one interval contains:
- a CDS encoding exodeoxyribonuclease VII small subunit, which yields MGRKKESFENMLEKLETIVDGMDNGEITLEDSMKSYEEGIKLCNKLYKVLKDAEGKIKILEDDKEKEFETL from the coding sequence ATGGGAAGAAAAAAAGAATCCTTTGAAAATATGCTTGAAAAATTAGAAACTATAGTAGATGGTATGGATAACGGCGAAATAACTTTAGAAGATTCAATGAAAAGTTATGAAGAAGGAATAAAATTATGTAATAAGTTATATAAAGTATTAAAGGATGCAGAAGGGAAAATAAAGATTTTAGAAGATGACAAAGAAAAAGAGTTTGAAACACTATAA
- a CDS encoding polyprenyl synthetase family protein, whose product MDKIKQIGSEIELWLKEYLCDKGSYEKNIYEAMAYSLEAGGKKIRPILFLNTYSLYKEDYKKVMPIAAAIEMIHTYSLIHDDLPAMDNDDLRRGKPTNHKVFGEAIAILAGDALLNEAMNIMFEYSLKNGENALKACYTIAKAAGVEGMIGGQVVDILSEDRSIPVDELYYMHKKKTGALIKASILAGAILASVKSTDIELLGEYGDNLGLAFQIKDDILDVEGDTTTLGKKVKSDEDNHKTTFVKVYGIEKCNELCTDITNKCFNLLNKLEKNTDNLKEITTFLLNRKY is encoded by the coding sequence ATGGATAAAATAAAACAAATAGGAAGCGAAATAGAATTATGGTTAAAAGAATATTTATGCGATAAAGGAAGTTATGAAAAAAATATATATGAAGCTATGGCTTATAGTCTAGAAGCTGGTGGAAAAAAAATAAGACCTATATTATTTTTAAATACTTATAGTTTATATAAAGAAGACTATAAAAAAGTTATGCCTATAGCTGCTGCCATAGAAATGATACATACCTATTCTTTAATACACGATGATTTACCAGCTATGGATAATGATGACTTAAGAAGAGGAAAACCTACAAATCATAAAGTTTTTGGAGAAGCTATAGCTATACTTGCAGGAGATGCACTTTTAAATGAAGCAATGAATATAATGTTTGAATATTCATTGAAAAATGGAGAAAATGCATTAAAAGCATGTTATACCATAGCTAAAGCTGCCGGAGTAGAAGGAATGATTGGGGGGCAGGTAGTAGATATATTAAGTGAAGATAGATCCATACCTGTAGATGAATTATATTATATGCACAAAAAAAAGACTGGTGCTTTAATAAAAGCATCTATATTAGCTGGAGCTATTTTGGCATCTGTTAAATCTACAGATATAGAACTTTTAGGTGAATATGGAGACAACTTAGGATTGGCATTTCAGATAAAAGACGATATATTAGATGTAGAAGGAGATACTACAACATTAGGAAAAAAGGTAAAAAGTGATGAAGATAATCATAAAACTACTTTTGTTAAAGTTTATGGTATAGAGAAATGTAATGAACTTTGTACAGACATAACAAATAAATGTTTTAACTTGCTAAATAAACTGGAGAAAAACACAGATAATTTAAAAGAAATAACTACGTTTTTGTTAAATAGAAAGTATTAA
- the spoIIIAC gene encoding stage III sporulation protein AC, with protein MLDIELIFKIAGVSILIIILDKILKSSGKDDYAVVTNLAGIVVILMMVINLINKLFNAVKTMFQI; from the coding sequence ATGCTAGACATAGAATTGATTTTTAAGATAGCGGGAGTGAGTATACTAATTATAATTTTAGACAAAATATTAAAGTCTAGTGGTAAAGACGATTATGCAGTGGTGACTAATTTAGCAGGCATAGTTGTAATACTTATGATGGTAATAAATTTAATAAATAAATTATTTAATGCAGTAAAAACTATGTTTCAAATTTAA
- the xseA gene encoding exodeoxyribonuclease VII large subunit gives MHVKTLTVSQLNRYVKNTLDADFILNNASVKGEISNLKIHSSGHIYFSLKDEGSKINCVMFKSYAYKLNFDLENGMDIIAHGNVSVYEKEGSYQLYVKEMKREGIGDLYIAFEKLKEKLKNEGLFDESNKKEIPRFCKKIGVITSPTGAALRDIINVTKRRNKGIELLIYPALVQGTDASKTLVEGIKTLNKVEDVDIIILARGGGSIEELWAFNNEDLAYTIYNSKKPIITGVGHETDFTIVDFVSDRRAPTPSAAAEIAVFDREVLIKEILNYKYTMKNSMENIIKEKRNYLNLYKQRIESNSPYNIIVNEYKNIDNLKELLNTKIKGKLNKEKDNLSKLASLLEAHNPLNVLKKGYTLVEDESNNLITEKETLKELNKINIIFKDGKAKLNIKYIE, from the coding sequence ATGCATGTTAAAACTCTTACAGTTTCTCAGTTAAATAGATATGTAAAAAATACCTTAGATGCTGACTTTATATTAAACAATGCTTCTGTAAAAGGAGAAATATCAAATCTTAAAATTCATAGTAGTGGGCATATTTATTTTTCATTAAAAGATGAAGGAAGCAAAATAAATTGTGTAATGTTTAAAAGTTATGCCTATAAATTAAACTTTGATCTAGAAAATGGCATGGATATAATAGCTCATGGAAATGTATCTGTGTATGAAAAAGAAGGTTCTTATCAATTATATGTTAAAGAAATGAAAAGAGAAGGTATAGGAGATCTTTATATAGCTTTTGAAAAATTAAAAGAAAAGCTTAAGAATGAAGGTCTCTTTGATGAGTCAAATAAAAAAGAAATACCTAGGTTTTGTAAAAAGATAGGGGTAATAACCTCCCCTACAGGAGCAGCTTTAAGAGATATTATAAATGTAACCAAAAGAAGAAATAAAGGAATAGAATTATTAATATATCCTGCATTAGTACAAGGAACGGATGCTAGTAAAACTCTTGTAGAGGGTATAAAAACCTTAAATAAGGTTGAAGATGTAGATATAATAATATTAGCCCGTGGTGGTGGATCTATAGAAGAATTATGGGCTTTTAATAATGAAGATTTAGCTTATACAATATATAATTCTAAAAAGCCTATAATAACTGGAGTAGGTCATGAAACAGATTTTACTATTGTAGATTTTGTAAGCGATAGAAGAGCTCCTACGCCTTCAGCAGCTGCAGAAATAGCTGTTTTTGATAGAGAAGTTTTAATAAAAGAAATTTTAAATTATAAGTATACTATGAAAAATTCTATGGAAAATATAATAAAAGAAAAAAGAAACTATTTAAATTTATATAAACAAAGAATAGAATCTAATAGTCCCTATAATATAATCGTAAATGAATATAAAAATATAGATAATTTAAAAGAATTATTAAACACAAAAATAAAAGGTAAATTAAATAAAGAAAAAGATAATTTATCTAAATTGGCATCTTTATTAGAAGCACACAATCCACTAAATGTATTAAAAAAAGGTTATACTTTAGTAGAGGATGAATCCAATAATTTAATAACAGAAAAGGAAACTTTAAAGGAGTTAAATAAAATAAATATAATATTTAAAGATGGTAAGGCAAAGCTGAATATTAAATATATAGAATAA
- a CDS encoding SpoIIIAH-like family protein — protein MNKKQGVIIVTLLALIICTGVLATKLNSPLYVNGADEGSTVSFNNTSKNSNKTESKENSKSDFFAETKLTRDQKAAQTLQTLKSLIDDKNVPKEDKEEATSKYTKLAMDSNYESKIESVLKSKGFDDVICSIENDKARIIVKGKDKLTDKETREIKNVVMSISNIQEVEIETKQ, from the coding sequence ATGAATAAAAAACAAGGAGTCATAATTGTAACATTATTAGCACTCATAATTTGTACAGGAGTGCTTGCAACAAAATTAAACAGCCCACTTTATGTAAATGGAGCTGATGAAGGAAGCACTGTTTCCTTTAACAATACTTCTAAAAATTCAAATAAAACAGAAAGCAAAGAAAATAGCAAATCAGACTTTTTTGCTGAAACAAAACTTACTAGAGATCAAAAAGCAGCTCAAACACTACAGACATTAAAATCTTTAATAGACGATAAAAATGTTCCAAAAGAAGATAAAGAAGAAGCTACTTCTAAATATACAAAATTAGCTATGGATTCAAATTATGAATCAAAAATAGAATCTGTGTTGAAGAGTAAAGGTTTTGATGATGTTATATGTTCTATAGAAAATGATAAAGCTAGAATAATAGTAAAAGGAAAGGATAAATTGACAGATAAAGAAACAAGAGAGATAAAAAATGTAGTTATGAGCATATCAAATATACAAGAAGTAGAAATTGAAACTAAACAATAA
- the spoIIIAA gene encoding stage III sporulation protein AA, whose product MYTKEILNILPNHISKLICDLDEVDKLQEIRFKIGKPICFQLGNEERITSYKIKKEDIMSIVQRMSNYSIYSFEEEIKQGYLTIKGGHRVGICGRCVIDGGKVKTIRDISSLNIRICREIYNASKLVMPYIVENGHVLNTIIISPPKCGKTTIIRDISKKISDGMDSLNLKGQKVSIIDERSEIAGSYNGVPQLDVGLRTDVLDNCPKSEGIVMAIRSMAPEVIICDEIGTYKDIESILIALNSGVNLITTIHGFGVEDVYNRPVFKEIVENKVFKRAIVLSCKKSIGTLEYVYDFNKKNKLYCRII is encoded by the coding sequence TTGTATACAAAAGAAATCTTAAATATACTTCCCAATCATATAAGTAAATTAATATGTGATTTAGATGAAGTAGATAAACTTCAAGAAATAAGATTTAAAATAGGAAAGCCTATATGTTTTCAACTAGGGAATGAAGAAAGAATTACATCTTATAAAATAAAAAAAGAAGATATAATGTCTATAGTTCAAAGAATGAGTAATTACTCTATTTATAGTTTTGAAGAAGAAATAAAACAGGGATATCTTACTATAAAAGGTGGCCATAGAGTAGGAATATGTGGTAGATGTGTAATAGATGGGGGTAAAGTTAAAACTATAAGGGATATAAGTTCTTTAAACATAAGAATATGCAGAGAGATATATAATGCATCAAAATTAGTTATGCCTTATATAGTAGAAAATGGACATGTTCTAAATACAATAATAATTTCTCCACCTAAATGCGGCAAAACAACCATAATAAGGGATATATCTAAAAAAATATCTGATGGAATGGATTCGCTGAATTTAAAAGGCCAAAAGGTATCCATTATAGATGAAAGAAGCGAAATAGCTGGAAGCTATAATGGTGTTCCGCAATTAGATGTAGGCTTAAGAACTGATGTTTTAGATAATTGTCCTAAAAGTGAAGGTATAGTAATGGCTATAAGAAGTATGGCTCCAGAAGTAATAATTTGTGATGAAATAGGAACATATAAAGATATAGAAAGTATACTTATTGCTTTAAATTCAGGAGTCAATTTAATAACTACTATACATGGATTTGGAGTAGAAGACGTTTATAATAGACCTGTATTTAAAGAAATAGTAGAAAATAAAGTTTTCAAAAGAGCTATAGTTTTAAGCTGTAAAAAATCTATAGGAACTTTAGAATATGTGTATGATTTCAATAAAAAAAATAAACTTTACTGTAGAATAATTTAA
- a CDS encoding stage III sporulation protein SpoAB: MFKILGSLLIFVGSLYWGITTANKFKYRRDELLELERCVSELKNEITYTYTSIPDILMNISLKSKKPISTLFEKISNMLYKNQVNSIYEAFTKVFSEEKNNMALEEEDINIILDLSKNLGQWDPKGHEDIMELTLYNLKKQSNRADEIMIKNMKMYRYLGFSIGAVLVIIFI; this comes from the coding sequence ATGTTTAAAATTTTAGGAAGTCTATTGATTTTTGTTGGAAGTTTATATTGGGGAATAACTACTGCTAATAAATTTAAATATAGAAGAGATGAGCTCTTAGAGTTAGAAAGATGTGTAAGTGAACTAAAAAATGAAATAACTTATACCTATACTTCCATACCAGATATATTAATGAATATATCTTTAAAAAGTAAAAAGCCTATAAGTACTTTGTTTGAGAAAATATCTAATATGCTATACAAAAACCAGGTTAATAGCATTTATGAGGCTTTTACTAAAGTTTTTTCAGAAGAAAAAAACAATATGGCATTAGAAGAGGAAGATATAAATATAATACTAGATTTATCTAAAAATTTAGGACAATGGGACCCAAAGGGGCATGAAGACATAATGGAATTAACTCTTTATAATTTAAAAAAACAAAGTAATAGAGCAGATGAAATTATGATAAAAAATATGAAAATGTATAGATATTTAGGATTTTCCATAGGAGCGGTATTGGTAATTATATTTATATAA
- a CDS encoding Asp23/Gls24 family envelope stress response protein, protein MEENIKNEIDMGIVKISDEVVGVIAGLAATEVKGIVGMSSGVVGGITQILKGKKNISKGVKVNVGEESASIDLYVVVEYGVKIPEVAQKVQEDVKRSVETMTGLTVSSVNIHVQNVLIPKMDKELEDIDLE, encoded by the coding sequence ATGGAAGAAAATATTAAAAATGAAATTGATATGGGCATAGTTAAGATATCTGATGAAGTAGTAGGTGTTATAGCAGGACTTGCAGCTACAGAAGTAAAAGGTATTGTAGGAATGAGTTCAGGAGTAGTTGGAGGAATAACTCAAATACTTAAAGGAAAGAAAAATATTTCTAAGGGTGTAAAAGTAAATGTAGGAGAAGAAAGTGCATCTATAGATTTATATGTAGTTGTAGAATATGGTGTTAAAATTCCTGAAGTAGCTCAAAAAGTTCAAGAAGATGTTAAAAGATCAGTAGAAACTATGACAGGTCTTACTGTATCCTCAGTTAATATTCATGTTCAAAATGTTTTGATACCTAAAATGGATAAAGAGTTAGAGGATATTGATTTAGAATAA
- the nusB gene encoding transcription antitermination factor NusB, whose product MNRRKSREVAMRLLFQTTLNEENLEEALENLKDVRDSNEGAKEKDYESVDLKDVDIDYVKRIIKGIEENREEIDEKIKGNLKNWKIERLSKVDLSILRLCTYEFKFEEDIPNKVSVNEAIELAKKYSGEKSATFINGVLGKMI is encoded by the coding sequence ATGAATAGAAGAAAATCAAGAGAAGTAGCTATGAGGTTGTTATTTCAAACTACACTAAATGAAGAGAATTTAGAAGAGGCTCTAGAAAATTTAAAGGACGTTAGAGACTCTAATGAAGGTGCAAAAGAAAAAGATTATGAATCTGTAGACTTAAAAGATGTGGATATAGATTATGTTAAAAGAATAATAAAGGGTATAGAAGAAAATAGAGAAGAAATAGATGAAAAAATAAAAGGAAATTTAAAAAATTGGAAGATAGAAAGACTATCTAAAGTAGATTTATCTATACTTAGATTATGTACATATGAATTTAAATTTGAAGAGGATATACCAAACAAAGTATCCGTAAATGAAGCCATAGAATTAGCTAAAAAATATTCTGGAGAAAAATCTGCAACTTTCATAAATGGTGTTTTAGGAAAAATGATTTAA
- the spoIIIAE gene encoding stage III sporulation protein AE, with product MKKSLMTTLLTFLFVIILCFNVQAAPSQHNEIKEDNKEIEKLYDYISNMKNQYEILKDINAKDYVKNFMEKGESNISIKKAAKAITTYVFKEIAASLKLIGLLIMVAIICALLNNLQKAFSNETLSDIAYFACYALIIIILARSFYLGVNIARDTINKMTDFMMALIPILVMLIASIGGIVEATMLDPIIIGSINISANIFSKFIIPLICMTFVLQFVDNLSEDYKINKLTKLLNQVALWTQGIVMTVFVGVVTIRGITSKAMDQVTVKTAKYAVDNFVPVVGKCLSDAISTVAGYSLLLKNSISTLGLIVIVAMLLIPAIKLLIMAFMYKMAAALIEPISDSRLVNSIGAAGDSLILILSCLICVSVMFFIMIAILASAGKVFMGT from the coding sequence ATGAAAAAAAGTTTAATGACTACTTTATTAACGTTTTTATTTGTGATCATTTTATGTTTCAATGTACAAGCCGCACCTAGCCAGCATAATGAAATAAAAGAAGATAATAAAGAAATAGAGAAACTATATGATTATATATCAAATATGAAAAATCAATATGAGATTTTAAAAGATATAAATGCTAAAGATTATGTGAAAAACTTTATGGAAAAGGGAGAAAGCAATATTTCTATAAAAAAAGCAGCAAAAGCTATAACTACATATGTATTTAAAGAAATAGCAGCTTCCTTAAAATTAATTGGTCTTTTAATTATGGTGGCTATAATATGCGCTTTGCTGAATAATTTACAAAAAGCTTTTAGTAATGAAACCTTATCTGATATAGCTTATTTTGCCTGTTATGCATTAATCATAATAATATTAGCTAGAAGCTTTTATTTAGGAGTTAATATAGCTAGAGATACTATAAATAAGATGACAGATTTTATGATGGCTTTGATACCAATTCTAGTAATGCTTATAGCTTCAATAGGAGGTATTGTAGAAGCTACAATGCTAGATCCTATAATAATAGGATCTATAAATATAAGTGCTAATATATTTTCAAAATTTATAATTCCATTAATATGTATGACTTTTGTTTTGCAGTTTGTAGACAATCTCTCAGAGGATTATAAGATAAACAAACTAACAAAGTTATTAAATCAAGTAGCTCTTTGGACTCAAGGCATTGTAATGACAGTATTTGTAGGAGTAGTTACTATAAGAGGAATAACTTCTAAGGCTATGGATCAAGTAACTGTTAAAACGGCTAAATATGCCGTGGATAATTTTGTTCCAGTAGTAGGAAAATGTTTATCTGATGCTATTTCTACTGTAGCTGGTTATTCATTGCTTTTAAAGAACTCTATAAGTACTTTAGGGCTCATCGTAATAGTCGCTATGCTTTTAATTCCTGCTATAAAGCTTTTAATAATGGCTTTTATGTATAAAATGGCAGCAGCTTTAATAGAACCCATAAGTGATAGTAGACTTGTAAATTCTATAGGAGCAGCAGGAGACTCATTAATACTTATATTATCTTGTTTGATATGTGTATCTGTAATGTTTTTTATAATGATAGCCATATTAGCTTCTGCAGGAAAGGTATTCATGGGAACATAA
- the spoIIIAD gene encoding stage III sporulation protein AD, with protein sequence MEIIKIVAFAFISLFLILIFKGRRDDLAVQISIAAGVLIFLFLTSKITAILQFMQQLASKTNIDFIYLTTVFKILGIAYLATFCSEICKDAGENSLASKVEFAGKILILGLAIPILMAVLQSILKIM encoded by the coding sequence ATGGAAATCATTAAAATAGTAGCCTTTGCATTTATTTCACTATTTTTAATACTAATATTTAAAGGAAGAAGAGATGATTTAGCAGTTCAGATAAGTATTGCAGCAGGAGTCTTAATATTCTTATTTTTGACATCTAAAATAACAGCTATACTTCAATTTATGCAGCAACTAGCTTCAAAAACTAATATAGATTTTATATATTTGACTACAGTTTTTAAAATATTAGGAATAGCTTATTTAGCTACTTTTTGTAGTGAAATATGCAAAGATGCAGGAGAAAATAGCTTAGCATCAAAAGTAGAATTTGCTGGTAAGATACTAATACTTGGACTTGCCATACCTATACTTATGGCAGTGCTTCAATCCATTTTAAAGATTATGTAG
- the spoIIIAF gene encoding stage III sporulation protein AF translates to MLQWLKEWITNIAVAVFFITAIEMLLPKNNIKKYGKFVLGLILITVILNPIIKIFNKDYNISQYAEKATASFNNMEYKNDFDKYKKKNREETLNNFKVNLETQTKKKLEEKFPENKYEVSVKIVYDEEKNNLEIKSMDVGVKDNKIEKIKKVSKINIGNNENGKEDKKTFEGEGKIKQFINSEFKVSSDVIKVYKL, encoded by the coding sequence TTGCTCCAATGGTTAAAAGAGTGGATAACTAATATAGCTGTAGCAGTATTTTTTATAACTGCCATAGAGATGCTGTTACCTAAAAATAATATAAAAAAGTACGGCAAATTTGTTCTTGGATTAATATTAATAACTGTAATATTGAATCCAATAATAAAAATATTTAATAAAGATTATAATATATCACAGTATGCAGAAAAAGCTACAGCTTCCTTTAATAATATGGAATATAAAAATGACTTTGATAAATACAAAAAAAAGAACAGAGAGGAAACTTTAAATAATTTTAAAGTTAATCTTGAAACACAAACTAAAAAGAAATTGGAAGAAAAATTTCCAGAAAACAAATATGAGGTAAGTGTAAAAATTGTTTATGATGAAGAAAAAAATAATTTAGAAATAAAATCTATGGATGTAGGCGTAAAAGATAACAAAATAGAAAAAATTAAAAAAGTAAGCAAGATAAATATTGGCAATAACGAAAATGGAAAAGAAGATAAAAAAACCTTTGAAGGAGAAGGCAAAATAAAGCAATTTATAAATAGCGAATTTAAAGTGTCATCTGATGTAATAAAAGTTTATAAATTATAA
- the spoIIIAG gene encoding stage III sporulation protein AG: MDIKNWLKKLETNPKNNKKNINILIVILVGVLFLIAGSTFKKESVISKSEDPKNKQTQEEKIQTENEDYERDTQNKLKNTLEKIEGVGKVEVMITFESGEEKVPAVNINNSTNKTVEKDTEGGTRNTTQENEGSSVVITNNGDKTQPLIVKEYKPKITGVCIVAEGAENNITKLRISKAVVDLFSLAENKVNVYPMKK; this comes from the coding sequence ATGGATATAAAAAATTGGCTTAAAAAGTTAGAAACTAATCCTAAGAATAATAAGAAGAATATAAACATATTAATAGTAATATTAGTTGGAGTATTATTTTTAATTGCAGGTAGTACTTTTAAAAAGGAAAGTGTTATAAGTAAAAGTGAAGACCCTAAAAATAAACAAACTCAAGAAGAAAAAATACAAACAGAGAATGAGGACTATGAAAGAGATACCCAAAATAAGCTTAAAAATACCTTAGAAAAAATAGAAGGTGTAGGTAAAGTAGAAGTGATGATAACTTTTGAAAGTGGAGAAGAAAAAGTGCCAGCTGTCAATATAAATAATTCAACTAATAAAACTGTTGAAAAAGATACGGAGGGAGGTACGAGAAATACTACCCAGGAGAATGAAGGAAGTTCCGTAGTTATAACCAACAATGGAGATAAAACGCAGCCTCTTATTGTTAAAGAATACAAACCTAAAATTACAGGAGTTTGTATAGTAGCAGAAGGGGCAGAAAATAATATAACTAAATTAAGGATATCAAAAGCAGTAGTAGATCTATTTTCACTAGCAGAAAATAAAGTAAATGTATATCCTATGAAAAAATAG